The DNA sequence aaaaattatgcaatGTGTTACAGTGTTTAATGACAGGAATTACAATGATAAAGCACTAAACCAAAACACTTGGACAATcttaaaccttctttttttgaaatgaccTTTTCTTTATTATAGGAAGTAAACACATTACTCCTTCCTGTATTTAAAAGGGCTAAATTACCAAACAAATGATCCCAAATTACAGTGCAAGGATCCATTTATGTAGTTTATCATCTTAAAGCAGCAGAACAAATATGGGTGTAATAACCCTCCTATTTTACAATCATTATTGTAACAGTAATACAGCAATTATACTCTAACATTTCAACTGAAGAGCAACACCCCAAACCATGAACAGGACTATAAATGATAGCACGAGcctaaaactaaacatttccATTAGTACTTTGTGATTTGCTTGGCTGTGATTCTCCCTTAATAACTTTATTTCAAGTACCTTTACAGAATGATGCATTTCATCATTAAAGCTGTTGACCTTCTGATTTCAGCTGCACCCAGCATGACTCTCCAGGAGGGAGACCACACTTCCAGCCATGACACAATACTCGTGTGCAGCGTTTATGACTTCTACCCCAAACACATCCTTGTGACTTGGTACCTGAATGGTCAGGAAGTGACTGAGGGTGTGACCATAAGTGAAGTGATGACAGATGGAGACTGGACCTATCAGGTTCACTCTTATCTGGAGTGCACACCTAGCCCAAAAGACAGAGTCACCTGTACGGTAGAGCATGTTAGCCTAAAGGAGCCCATGAGTTCTTACTGGGGTGAGGACAGACAAGATCATTTTAGTCAAAATGCTGTTGATAAATTCAATCATTCTGCACATTGATAGtgttcttttttatatatataagcaCTGCATTATCAATCATTATGAATATGTGTCCTGGTGTTTTGTTGCAGATTCTTCCTTGAAACAGTCCGACAGGAGTTTTCTAACTGGAGGAGTTTGTGCTTTGCTCTTGGGAGCATTAATTTTGTCTTTGGGGCTGATCTATTACAGAAGAAAAACCTCTGATCCAACATTTTCAAATGCTCTATGAACTAAATCTACatataatgatttttttaaaaaaagaagggaaaattaaaatcttgccttttttaactttattgcAG is a window from the Pelmatolapia mariae isolate MD_Pm_ZW linkage group LG5, Pm_UMD_F_2, whole genome shotgun sequence genome containing:
- the LOC134627815 gene encoding rano class II histocompatibility antigen, A beta chain-like; translation: MNRFKYLLLCFFSLFMVDCSINGDGYFMFADFWCAAHSRDREKVEYLVDWYFNKEFTMQYNSTVGKWTGLTPAGLITASRFNEDSSDIRQRKVEKQLICVDNVDVVFNITVENMAAPSMTLQEGDHTSSHDTILVCSVYDFYPKHILVTWYLNGQEVTEGVTISEVMTDGDWTYQVHSYLECTPSPKDRVTCTVEHVSLKEPMSSYWDSSLKQSDRSFLTGGVCALLLGALILSLGLIYYRRKTSDPTFSNAL